In a genomic window of Temperatibacter marinus:
- the ligA gene encoding NAD-dependent DNA ligase LigA, whose protein sequence is MSLFDNSSIPVSHLTRSEARLELARLAQEVKIHDVAYHQNDAPTVSDAEYDALRKRNSELEQRFPELVRSDSPSKRVGASVQSKFEKAEHKVPMLSLENAFNGEDVQDFVDRIKRFLAKDKDLLAGAPVVLTAEPKIDGLSLAVRYEQGRLVQAVTRGDGAIGENVTQNALTIADIPSELSGGNWPEVLEVRGEVYMGKEEFFALNKSQELSDKKVFANPRNAAAGSLRQLDVSITKSRPLKFFAYAWGDLSAPIAQTQQQAIDQFKAWGFSTNPLFKACDSVEEVLAHYHEIAEARSGLDYDIDGVVYKVNRLDWQARLGMIARAPRWAIAHKFPAEQAVTIVNAIDIQVGRTGALTPVAKLEPVNVGGVMVSNATLHNKDEIERLGVRVGDTVVIQRAGDVIPQIVEVKSLDQDYDSFVFPDKCPECDSLASAEGDDVVIRCTGGLVCPAQTIERLKHFVSRTAFDIDGMGDKQVEQFFAKGWIKTPADIFRLAQTDEDKGSTLAHWEGWGEQSVGNLFAAIEERREIDFHRFLFGLGIRHVGQQNAKLLARNYETAENFRDHMTACGTADEKALSELLAIDGIGTKVAETLIQFFREDHNLEAYNDLLTSLTIKPVEAVAEGSAVSGKIVVFTGTLTEMSRSEAKAKAESLGAKVSGSVSKKTDILVAGPGAGSKLKKAQALDVTTMSEQEWLDYIKS, encoded by the coding sequence ATGTCTCTTTTTGATAATTCCTCTATTCCTGTTTCTCATTTAACACGTTCAGAGGCACGATTAGAATTGGCGCGCTTAGCTCAAGAGGTGAAAATTCATGATGTTGCTTATCATCAAAATGATGCACCGACAGTCAGTGATGCCGAGTATGATGCTCTTCGAAAACGCAATAGTGAGTTAGAACAGCGGTTTCCTGAGCTTGTTCGATCTGATAGTCCAAGTAAACGAGTAGGGGCGTCTGTACAAAGTAAATTTGAAAAGGCTGAACATAAAGTCCCAATGCTTTCCTTAGAGAATGCATTTAATGGCGAAGATGTTCAGGATTTTGTCGACCGTATCAAACGATTCCTTGCCAAGGATAAAGATCTTCTTGCTGGCGCTCCAGTTGTCCTAACGGCTGAGCCTAAAATTGATGGACTGTCTCTTGCAGTCAGATATGAGCAAGGACGGTTGGTGCAAGCTGTTACTCGAGGGGATGGGGCCATCGGTGAGAATGTTACTCAAAATGCTCTGACGATAGCTGATATTCCCAGTGAACTCTCAGGAGGGAACTGGCCTGAGGTCCTTGAGGTACGAGGGGAAGTCTATATGGGCAAGGAAGAATTCTTTGCGTTGAACAAAAGTCAAGAATTGTCCGATAAGAAAGTTTTTGCTAATCCACGTAATGCAGCGGCAGGGTCTTTGAGACAGCTGGATGTGTCTATAACAAAATCAAGGCCTTTAAAGTTTTTCGCCTATGCATGGGGGGATCTGAGTGCACCCATTGCACAGACACAGCAGCAAGCAATTGATCAATTTAAAGCCTGGGGATTTTCGACAAACCCCTTATTTAAAGCGTGTGATAGTGTGGAAGAGGTCCTCGCGCATTATCATGAAATTGCAGAGGCGCGCTCTGGACTTGATTATGATATTGATGGCGTTGTTTACAAGGTTAACCGATTGGATTGGCAAGCGCGTCTCGGTATGATTGCGCGGGCTCCGCGCTGGGCTATCGCACATAAATTTCCTGCCGAGCAAGCTGTAACCATCGTCAACGCCATTGATATTCAAGTTGGCAGGACAGGGGCTTTAACCCCTGTTGCAAAGCTTGAACCCGTTAACGTTGGAGGTGTGATGGTCTCAAATGCCACGCTTCATAATAAGGATGAGATAGAGCGCCTCGGTGTTAGAGTGGGTGATACAGTTGTAATTCAACGGGCAGGAGATGTGATTCCTCAAATTGTTGAAGTAAAGTCTTTAGACCAAGACTATGACAGCTTTGTTTTTCCTGATAAATGCCCCGAATGCGACTCTTTGGCCTCAGCTGAAGGCGATGATGTGGTTATTCGCTGTACTGGGGGGTTAGTCTGTCCAGCACAGACCATTGAGCGATTAAAGCATTTTGTCTCGCGAACTGCTTTTGATATTGATGGCATGGGCGATAAACAAGTTGAACAGTTTTTTGCCAAAGGGTGGATTAAAACACCGGCTGATATTTTCCGCCTCGCGCAAACTGATGAGGATAAAGGTTCAACACTTGCCCACTGGGAAGGCTGGGGAGAACAATCTGTTGGTAACCTTTTTGCAGCGATTGAAGAAAGGCGAGAAATTGACTTTCATCGCTTTCTTTTTGGACTGGGCATACGCCATGTGGGCCAACAGAATGCAAAATTACTAGCGCGCAATTATGAGACAGCTGAAAATTTCAGAGACCATATGACGGCGTGTGGAACAGCAGATGAGAAAGCCCTTTCAGAGTTACTTGCTATTGATGGCATCGGAACAAAAGTTGCCGAAACACTTATTCAGTTCTTTAGAGAAGATCATAATCTAGAGGCTTATAATGACTTGCTAACATCTTTGACGATTAAGCCTGTCGAAGCTGTTGCCGAAGGTAGCGCTGTATCAGGAAAAATTGTTGTCTTTACAGGAACATTAACTGAAATGAGTCGAAGTGAAGCAAAAGCAAAAGCAGAATCACTGGGCGCAAAGGTTTCGGGCTCTGTCTCTAAAAAGACAGATATTTTAGTAGCGGGACCTGGGGCAGGATCGAAATTAAAAAAAGCTCAAGCTCTCGATGTCACAACGATGTCTGAGCAAGAATGGCTTGATTATATAAAATCCTAG
- the recN gene encoding DNA repair protein RecN: MLASLSIRDIVLIDRLNLSLSTGLNVLTGETGAGKSILLDSLGLALGMRADRALVRSGCQDGAVTAAFDIKSSHTACQLLIENGFENPEGEIILKRHLSKDGKSRAWINDQPVTQQLLKHIGELLVEIHGQHDDRGLLHAAAHRDLLDLYGQHQPLLDSVKASHLAYEQAKDALRQAKEDYSNARDDEEWLRHAVSEIDKIQPQAGEERDLADKRAIMMQGERLSGELKDMVSILSGNKGVEDHLNGILRKMGRMDAEAQALLETVISSLERASIELSAGAQDLDRIQSSMDYDPLQLEETEERLFDLRALARKHNCQVDDLAVLSERLHHRLKAVDSGDQLVKDAEATLDQALGAFATAVKSLHEARHQVATKLSDSVMAELPPMKLEKARFRVAVHSLPQEEWSAHGGDRVWFEMSANPGADFGPLVKVASGGEMARVILALKVVLARSGSAPVMIFDEVDRGIGGATADAVGERLRRLAGEAQVLVVTHSPQVAARGHSHMKISKAVSVIEGEEQTRTSVYKLPESERTDEIARMLAGAEITPEARAAADKLLAMTG, translated from the coding sequence ATGCTGGCAAGCCTCAGCATTCGTGATATAGTCTTAATCGATCGTTTAAACCTGTCCTTGTCTACGGGTTTAAATGTTTTAACTGGTGAAACAGGTGCCGGTAAATCCATCCTGTTAGACTCTCTTGGTCTTGCTCTAGGAATGCGCGCTGATAGAGCTCTTGTACGATCTGGATGTCAGGATGGGGCTGTGACAGCAGCCTTCGACATAAAGTCATCACATACTGCGTGCCAGCTATTGATTGAGAATGGATTTGAAAATCCTGAGGGTGAAATCATCCTGAAAAGACATCTATCTAAAGACGGAAAGTCTAGAGCTTGGATAAATGATCAGCCTGTTACACAACAACTCCTTAAACATATCGGTGAGCTTCTAGTGGAAATTCATGGTCAACATGATGATCGAGGCTTATTGCATGCTGCGGCTCATAGGGATTTGCTCGATTTATACGGCCAGCATCAGCCTCTCTTGGATTCTGTAAAGGCATCTCATCTCGCCTACGAGCAAGCAAAAGATGCTCTGAGACAAGCCAAGGAAGATTATTCTAATGCACGAGATGATGAAGAATGGTTGCGTCATGCTGTCAGTGAGATAGATAAAATTCAACCCCAAGCTGGTGAAGAAAGAGATCTTGCTGATAAACGTGCTATAATGATGCAAGGGGAACGATTGTCTGGTGAATTAAAGGATATGGTTTCCATTCTTTCAGGCAATAAAGGCGTAGAGGATCATTTGAATGGTATTCTTCGGAAAATGGGTCGCATGGATGCTGAAGCGCAAGCGCTTTTAGAAACAGTCATATCATCGCTAGAGAGGGCTTCAATTGAATTGAGTGCTGGGGCCCAAGATCTGGATCGCATTCAGAGTAGTATGGACTATGATCCACTTCAATTAGAAGAAACGGAAGAGCGCTTATTTGATTTGAGAGCTCTGGCTCGCAAGCATAATTGTCAAGTTGATGATTTGGCTGTTCTGTCTGAGCGGTTGCATCATCGCCTTAAAGCTGTTGATAGTGGAGATCAATTGGTAAAAGACGCAGAGGCCACCTTAGATCAAGCTCTGGGTGCCTTCGCAACAGCAGTTAAATCTCTGCATGAAGCACGTCATCAGGTCGCAACTAAATTGTCAGATTCAGTCATGGCAGAGTTGCCTCCGATGAAGCTTGAAAAGGCTCGCTTTCGAGTGGCAGTTCACTCTCTGCCTCAGGAGGAATGGTCTGCCCATGGGGGAGATCGGGTGTGGTTTGAAATGTCGGCCAATCCTGGGGCAGATTTTGGTCCACTGGTGAAAGTTGCGTCTGGCGGTGAAATGGCAAGAGTGATCTTGGCCTTAAAAGTTGTTCTTGCCCGTTCTGGCAGCGCGCCAGTTATGATTTTCGATGAAGTTGACCGTGGTATAGGGGGCGCGACGGCTGATGCCGTTGGCGAAAGGTTGCGCAGACTAGCTGGCGAGGCCCAAGTCTTAGTCGTGACGCATTCTCCGCAGGTCGCGGCTCGGGGTCATAGTCATATGAAGATTAGCAAAGCTGTCTCCGTCATTGAGGGAGAAGAACAGACGAGAACCTCGGTTTACAAGTTACCGGAGTCAGAACGCACAGACGAAATAGCTCGCATGTTGGCAGGGGCTGAAATAACGCCTGAAGCACGTGCGGCAGCAGATAAACTCCTGGCAATGACTGGGTAA
- a CDS encoding outer membrane protein assembly factor BamD, protein MSVKSVKSGIVALFVLTLAACSNSEVDDTYVARDVNVLYNLGKEYYEKGRYMFAAAAFDEVERQHPYSVWARRAQVMAAAAYYQAKRYDDAINAIDRFLQLHPGNSSAPYAYYIKALCFYEQIADVGRDQDYTMRARNAFVELIRRYPDSEYAYDAKQKLELTDDHLAGKEMEVGRYYMRSKEYLSAAIRFRNVIEKYQKSSHTPEALHRLVEVNLALGIQPEAQSAAAVLGYNYNGSKWYRYSYALLKNKKLSPEMSSGSWLSKLWPF, encoded by the coding sequence ATGAGTGTTAAATCGGTTAAATCAGGAATCGTAGCTTTGTTCGTGTTAACGCTGGCTGCGTGTAGTAACTCTGAAGTGGATGATACATATGTCGCCCGTGACGTAAATGTGCTGTATAATCTAGGTAAAGAATACTATGAAAAAGGCCGTTACATGTTTGCTGCAGCCGCTTTTGATGAAGTAGAGAGACAGCATCCATATAGCGTTTGGGCACGGCGTGCACAGGTGATGGCTGCCGCTGCTTACTATCAAGCCAAGCGATATGATGATGCTATCAATGCTATTGATCGCTTTTTACAACTCCACCCAGGAAATAGCTCAGCCCCTTATGCTTACTATATCAAAGCGCTTTGCTTTTATGAGCAAATTGCTGATGTAGGCCGAGATCAAGATTATACAATGCGTGCGCGTAATGCCTTCGTTGAATTGATCCGTCGTTATCCTGATAGTGAATATGCCTATGATGCAAAACAGAAACTTGAGCTTACAGACGATCACTTAGCAGGTAAAGAAATGGAAGTTGGCCGCTATTATATGCGTAGCAAAGAATATCTATCGGCAGCAATTCGATTTAGAAATGTTATAGAAAAATATCAGAAGTCCTCACACACACCTGAGGCCTTACATCGTCTTGTAGAAGTTAATTTAGCTTTGGGTATTCAGCCAGAGGCTCAAAGTGCTGCCGCTGTCCTTGGATACAACTATAACGGATCAAAATGGTATCGCTATAGCTATGCTCTATTGAAGAATAAGAAATTAAGCCCAGAAATGAGTTCTGGATCCTGGTTGTCAAAACTGTGGCCATTTTAA
- a CDS encoding helix-turn-helix domain-containing protein, with amino-acid sequence MIDKIEKRKAEAVDFHVGERIKIRRRFIGLSQKDIAAKLDVSYQQFQKYERGLNRLSAGKLYKIAGLMRVPINWFFEGLPDPSEIYGQKITLDDQFPRLQDIHNKEVQNSIRELIDAIATSKESNSIS; translated from the coding sequence ATGATAGATAAGATAGAAAAGCGCAAGGCAGAGGCCGTTGATTTCCATGTGGGGGAACGAATCAAAATACGCCGTCGTTTCATCGGTCTCAGTCAAAAAGATATTGCGGCCAAACTAGATGTTTCATATCAGCAATTTCAGAAGTATGAACGTGGACTCAATAGACTTTCTGCGGGTAAACTTTATAAGATTGCTGGTCTGATGCGAGTCCCAATCAACTGGTTTTTTGAAGGCCTTCCTGATCCGAGTGAAATATATGGCCAAAAGATTACACTAGACGATCAATTTCCGCGACTGCAAGATATCCACAACAAGGAAGTACAAAATAGTATTCGTGAATTGATTGACGCCATTGCGACTTCGAAGGAAAGCAATTCAATCTCATAA
- a CDS encoding branched-chain amino acid aminotransferase, with protein MSASFDDRDGWIWMDGEMVQWREANVHILTHALHYATSVFEGQRAYSGQIFELEAHTNRLFKSADIIGMDIPYSREVINQACKDNLIKNGLVDAYQRPVVWRGSEQMGINTKLTKVHVAIASWEWPSYFAPEAKLKGLRLCMSNYRRPNPETAPILAKSAANYPISCLSKEAAELKGYDDALLLDWEGYVGEATGANIFFIKGSEIHTPSLKCVLDGITRRTVMGLAQKRGLTVVERNIKPEEMADFEQAFLTGTAAEVTPLSHVAGYDFVVGQEVQNLMNDYEALVRDV; from the coding sequence ATGTCAGCTTCTTTTGATGATCGCGATGGTTGGATATGGATGGACGGGGAAATGGTACAATGGCGTGAAGCTAATGTGCATATCTTAACCCACGCCCTTCATTATGCCACATCAGTTTTTGAAGGACAAAGGGCCTATAGTGGTCAAATTTTTGAATTGGAAGCCCATACAAATCGGTTATTTAAATCGGCAGATATTATTGGCATGGATATTCCTTATAGTCGTGAAGTCATCAATCAGGCTTGTAAAGATAATCTCATTAAGAATGGTCTTGTGGATGCATACCAAAGACCTGTGGTTTGGCGTGGCTCTGAACAAATGGGTATCAATACGAAATTGACGAAAGTTCATGTTGCTATTGCCAGCTGGGAATGGCCGTCATATTTTGCCCCAGAAGCCAAGCTGAAGGGGTTGCGTCTCTGTATGTCAAATTATCGACGCCCTAATCCTGAAACAGCTCCTATTCTTGCGAAGTCGGCAGCGAATTATCCTATTTCATGCCTCTCTAAAGAAGCTGCTGAATTGAAAGGCTATGATGATGCGCTGCTTCTTGATTGGGAAGGTTATGTTGGCGAGGCTACTGGCGCGAACATATTCTTTATTAAGGGATCAGAAATCCATACTCCTTCTCTGAAATGTGTTTTAGACGGTATAACACGGAGAACAGTGATGGGACTTGCGCAAAAAAGAGGCCTCACGGTTGTTGAGCGCAATATTAAGCCTGAAGAAATGGCGGACTTCGAACAAGCATTCCTCACAGGGACTGCCGCAGAAGTCACCCCTCTGTCCCATGTGGCAGGCTATGATTTTGTGGTTGGTCAAGAAGTTCAGAATCTGATGAATGATTATGAGGCTCTGGTTCGCGATGTGTAG
- a CDS encoding MarR family winged helix-turn-helix transcriptional regulator, producing the protein MSEWKASLAQPSLFLREEEVRRGIELLYFAYRDFTEGADEILADMSMGRAHHRVLYFVGRNPGTNVSGLLDLLRITKQSLSRVLNQLIEEGYIEQIQGVKDRRQRLLYLTEKGIGFEQNLFKAQKDRIAQAYRAAGVEAVSGYWDVLLNIVREENREKVLKRIK; encoded by the coding sequence ATGAGTGAATGGAAGGCAAGTTTAGCCCAACCAAGTCTTTTCTTAAGGGAAGAAGAAGTCAGACGGGGAATCGAGTTGCTTTATTTTGCTTATCGTGACTTTACGGAAGGCGCTGATGAGATTTTGGCCGACATGAGCATGGGACGCGCGCATCATCGAGTCCTTTATTTTGTGGGCCGCAATCCTGGCACGAATGTCTCAGGATTACTGGACTTGCTTAGGATTACAAAACAAAGCCTCTCACGGGTACTAAACCAATTGATCGAAGAGGGGTATATTGAGCAAATCCAAGGGGTCAAAGATCGCAGGCAGCGCCTCTTATATCTTACCGAGAAAGGCATTGGGTTTGAGCAAAATCTATTCAAAGCCCAGAAAGACCGTATTGCTCAAGCTTACCGAGCCGCAGGTGTTGAAGCAGTTTCAGGCTATTGGGATGTCCTTCTCAATATTGTTCGAGAAGAAAATCGCGAGAAAGTCTTGAAACGCATAAAATAA
- a CDS encoding phosphoribosyl-AMP cyclohydrolase yields the protein MSITETDLEQARVAWGNALVAISKAYEADGIDAARTTASDVLDAAYGYTMGPVLFKPTLASGAQTFRPTREGALSYFVGHNKMFPLDSGFGIKGWRSCISETSASFIDGDVAMWMGWISLTDKEGQITKVDKSWGYKKDSDGTLRIVLHHSSLPYQP from the coding sequence ATGTCGATCACAGAGACTGATTTAGAACAGGCGCGAGTAGCATGGGGAAATGCTCTTGTTGCAATTTCAAAGGCCTATGAAGCTGATGGCATTGATGCTGCACGCACGACAGCAAGCGATGTACTTGATGCAGCCTATGGGTATACCATGGGTCCCGTTCTCTTTAAGCCAACTCTAGCTAGCGGTGCACAAACTTTTCGCCCGACACGGGAAGGAGCGCTCTCCTATTTCGTAGGTCACAATAAGATGTTTCCTCTTGATAGCGGATTTGGCATTAAAGGATGGCGGAGTTGCATAAGTGAAACGTCAGCCAGTTTCATTGACGGGGATGTGGCCATGTGGATGGGATGGATTTCTCTCACTGATAAAGAGGGCCAAATCACAAAGGTTGATAAAAGCTGGGGATACAAAAAAGATTCTGACGGAACGCTCAGAATTGTATTGCATCATTCTTCTCTGCCTTACCAGCCTTAA
- a CDS encoding PaaI family thioesterase, protein MDLESHYKSLANMYHAAPINEFFPPSVTISKGCSEVGLAVRQDYFHAANSLHGSVYFKLLDDSAFFAANSIEPNVFVFTVKFTTTITKPVLSGFVKAQGKIDKIEGKKIWASSVMTDDLGEVVAKGEGLFLPSPHKLSDVESYKP, encoded by the coding sequence ATGGATCTGGAAAGTCATTATAAGTCATTAGCGAACATGTATCATGCAGCTCCAATTAATGAATTTTTCCCGCCTTCCGTTACAATCTCTAAAGGCTGCTCTGAGGTAGGATTGGCTGTTAGGCAAGATTATTTCCATGCAGCAAACTCTTTACACGGTTCGGTTTATTTCAAATTGTTAGATGATAGCGCTTTTTTTGCAGCGAATTCTATTGAGCCTAATGTTTTTGTTTTCACTGTTAAGTTTACAACGACAATAACAAAGCCAGTATTGAGTGGTTTTGTAAAAGCACAGGGCAAGATAGACAAAATTGAGGGCAAGAAAATTTGGGCTTCATCGGTTATGACGGATGATTTAGGCGAGGTCGTCGCAAAAGGAGAGGGCCTGTTTTTGCCAAGCCCTCATAAATTGTCTGATGTTGAATCCTATAAACCTTAA
- a CDS encoding DUF6702 family protein has protein sequence MTSFKVFINGLVAVLTAASLSFGAAHAHRLKTCVTTLVWEQDGVMQVTHKVHFHDAQRVLARMAENKSETLFTELGIARMALYMNEDFEVTVADLKVTFTPLGGEVDGDYLYIYLESDKPITGHRFTVKSDIFRKDFSTQYNKVIGKRGDLEKAASFGKKNQVETVDFSL, from the coding sequence GTGACATCGTTTAAAGTCTTTATAAATGGATTGGTCGCGGTTCTTACCGCGGCCTCTCTTTCCTTCGGCGCAGCCCACGCCCATCGATTGAAGACCTGCGTTACGACATTGGTCTGGGAGCAAGATGGCGTGATGCAGGTGACACATAAAGTTCACTTTCATGATGCGCAGCGAGTGCTTGCTCGCATGGCAGAAAATAAATCAGAAACCCTCTTTACAGAGCTAGGTATCGCGCGGATGGCGCTCTATATGAATGAAGACTTTGAGGTCACAGTTGCTGATTTAAAAGTTACATTCACGCCTCTCGGCGGTGAGGTCGATGGCGATTATCTTTATATTTATCTTGAGAGCGATAAACCCATAACCGGGCATCGCTTTACTGTAAAGTCTGACATTTTTAGGAAAGATTTTTCGACACAATATAATAAAGTTATTGGTAAGCGGGGCGACCTTGAAAAGGCAGCCAGCTTTGGTAAAAAAAATCAAGTAGAAACTGTCGACTTCTCTCTTTAG
- a CDS encoding M1 family metallopeptidase, with protein MHNIVAKALLTVVVGVSLTLSAVADTGSGAKRFKQLTKDLPSPNVYRDASGAPGPMYWQQRADYKIKVTLDEKNRRIIGSETIKYTNNSPLNLRYIWIQLDQNRFNKDSIQNRTSTSSRDRLSYGALDAHYMKNDIDFGQKIRAVKSGGKDLPYVINDTQMRIDLPKALKKGQTISFSIDWDYNIIQEAVVGGRNGFEHFEKNDTYIYFMAQWFPRLSAFTDYTGWQNKQFLGRGEFALEFGDYDVEITVPADHVVSSTGVLTNAKNVLTKEQYQRFEESKKATKPMYIVTPEEALENEKEGTDKSVTWKISAKNVRDFAWSSSRKYVWDAMNHKQQQTDAEYPDVHVMSFYPQEAMPIWNMYSSHAVAHTMDVYSKMSFPYPYPTAQSVNTWAGGGMEYPMITFNGYRPTDEEKLEDRTYTRRAKYGLIGVIIHEIGHIYFPMVVNSDERRWTWMDEGLNTFLEYITEIEWEENYPAFGNEVNILDYIDTYMKSDYQVPIMTQSDSVIAFGPNAYSKPASALIVLRETVMGRELFDHAFREYSNRWKFKRPTPADFFRTMEDASGVDLDWFWRGWFFTTDHVDVAINDVREYRISTQNPEVEFDFKRKEWNAQRPEPVQQSRNRQDVGKLYIQDKPELLDFYNKNDQFLVTNKDRNKYNSFLEKLKGRDKATYERALKENPYIYFVDFANKGGIPSPLPVTFHYVDGTTSEMMIPAEIWRYDSDKVSKMFIFNKALAKVTLDDKHQTADVDYKNNSFPQAISKSRLELYKYKRSRKNLMKDALEKLKKEKAAAEETKQVPLTQTN; from the coding sequence ATGCACAATATAGTTGCTAAAGCATTGCTTACAGTGGTTGTAGGAGTTTCACTTACTCTCTCAGCTGTGGCTGACACTGGAAGCGGTGCAAAACGTTTTAAACAATTAACAAAAGACCTTCCTTCGCCGAACGTTTACCGTGATGCAAGTGGCGCACCAGGGCCGATGTATTGGCAACAGCGTGCGGACTACAAAATTAAGGTCACATTGGACGAGAAAAATCGTCGCATCATTGGATCTGAGACAATTAAATATACAAATAATTCACCGTTGAATTTACGATATATTTGGATACAGCTTGATCAGAATCGTTTTAATAAAGATAGTATTCAAAACAGAACATCAACCTCATCAAGAGATCGTTTGTCTTATGGCGCCCTAGACGCACATTATATGAAGAACGATATCGATTTTGGTCAGAAAATCCGAGCGGTCAAGTCCGGAGGGAAAGATCTTCCTTACGTAATTAATGATACACAGATGCGGATTGACCTGCCAAAGGCGCTCAAAAAAGGTCAGACTATCAGCTTCTCAATTGATTGGGATTATAACATCATTCAAGAAGCGGTTGTGGGCGGGCGTAACGGTTTCGAACACTTTGAGAAAAATGACACTTATATCTATTTCATGGCTCAGTGGTTCCCACGCCTTTCAGCCTTTACGGACTATACCGGTTGGCAAAATAAGCAATTTCTAGGGCGCGGTGAGTTTGCTCTTGAATTTGGTGATTATGACGTCGAGATTACCGTTCCAGCAGACCATGTAGTGTCATCGACAGGCGTGCTGACGAATGCAAAAAATGTTCTAACAAAAGAACAATATCAGCGCTTTGAGGAGTCTAAAAAGGCGACAAAGCCAATGTATATTGTAACTCCAGAAGAAGCACTAGAGAATGAAAAGGAAGGCACTGACAAGTCAGTTACGTGGAAGATCTCGGCCAAGAATGTTCGTGATTTTGCTTGGTCCTCTTCGCGGAAGTATGTTTGGGATGCGATGAATCACAAACAACAGCAAACGGATGCTGAATATCCTGATGTACATGTTATGTCTTTCTACCCACAGGAAGCAATGCCTATATGGAATATGTATTCGTCGCATGCTGTGGCTCATACAATGGATGTTTATTCAAAAATGTCATTTCCTTACCCTTATCCAACCGCTCAATCTGTGAATACATGGGCCGGCGGCGGTATGGAATATCCGATGATAACTTTCAATGGGTATCGCCCAACGGACGAGGAAAAGCTTGAAGATCGCACATATACTCGTCGGGCAAAATACGGCCTTATTGGTGTGATTATCCATGAAATTGGCCACATTTACTTCCCGATGGTTGTCAATTCTGACGAGCGACGCTGGACGTGGATGGATGAAGGTTTGAACACATTCCTTGAGTATATCACTGAGATAGAGTGGGAAGAGAATTACCCTGCTTTTGGAAACGAAGTGAATATACTCGATTATATCGATACCTATATGAAATCTGATTACCAGGTGCCGATTATGACACAATCTGACAGTGTGATTGCTTTTGGACCAAATGCATACTCAAAACCTGCCTCTGCGCTTATCGTACTCCGCGAAACTGTCATGGGCCGTGAGCTTTTTGACCATGCCTTTAGAGAATATTCTAATCGCTGGAAGTTTAAGCGCCCAACACCAGCTGATTTCTTTCGTACTATGGAAGATGCATCAGGCGTAGATCTTGATTGGTTCTGGAGAGGCTGGTTCTTCACAACAGATCATGTCGATGTGGCGATCAATGATGTTCGCGAATATCGCATCTCCACTCAAAACCCTGAAGTTGAATTTGATTTTAAACGCAAAGAGTGGAATGCACAGCGTCCGGAACCTGTCCAGCAATCAAGAAACCGTCAGGATGTCGGAAAGCTTTATATTCAAGATAAACCTGAGCTTCTTGACTTTTATAATAAGAATGATCAGTTCTTAGTGACCAATAAAGATCGCAATAAATATAATTCATTCCTTGAGAAACTCAAAGGGCGTGATAAGGCGACTTATGAGCGGGCACTTAAGGAAAACCCATATATCTACTTTGTTGATTTTGCCAACAAGGGAGGGATTCCTTCACCGTTGCCGGTTACGTTCCACTATGTGGATGGAACAACATCTGAAATGATGATTCCTGCTGAAATATGGCGCTATGATTCTGACAAAGTCTCTAAGATGTTTATCTTTAATAAAGCTTTGGCAAAAGTCACGCTCGACGATAAGCATCAGACAGCAGATGTGGACTATAAAAACAATAGCTTCCCTCAAGCGATTTCTAAATCACGTCTTGAACTCTATAAGTATAAGCGTTCACGTAAAAATTTGATGAAAGATGCTTTGGAAAAATTGAAAAAAGAGAAGGCTGCTGCTGAAGAAACTAAGCAAGTCCCTCTCACTCAGACAAACTAA
- a CDS encoding DUF1801 domain-containing protein translates to MSKNDNQTQKNDADVLTFIEGLENKRRREDSLKLLPLFERITGQPATMWGDSIVGFGSYHYKYASGREGDWCLTGFSPRKANTTLYIMNGFSDYKDQLSHLGKHKHSKSCLYINKLEDVDLEVIEEMIADSTAYMRSKYASE, encoded by the coding sequence ATGAGCAAGAATGACAATCAAACCCAAAAGAATGATGCGGATGTGCTGACCTTTATTGAAGGGCTTGAAAATAAGAGGCGCAGAGAAGATTCTCTGAAACTGTTGCCGCTCTTTGAGAGGATTACCGGACAGCCAGCTACCATGTGGGGAGATAGTATTGTTGGCTTTGGGTCCTATCATTATAAATATGCATCAGGCCGGGAAGGGGATTGGTGTCTGACTGGATTTTCACCGCGTAAAGCAAATACCACTCTATATATTATGAATGGTTTTTCTGATTATAAAGATCAGCTATCTCACTTAGGAAAGCATAAACATTCCAAATCCTGCTTATATATTAATAAATTAGAGGATGTTGATCTTGAAGTGATCGAAGAGATGATAGCGGACTCTACTGCTTATATGCGATCTAAATATGCCAGTGAATAA